Proteins co-encoded in one Fusarium musae strain F31 chromosome 3, whole genome shotgun sequence genomic window:
- a CDS encoding hypothetical protein (MEROPS:MER0042827~BUSCO:EOG092608C4), translating into MHHVLIGESCYTTSEVQKLVQRINDQSPVKVAKLTGSWQYYLDLETEDAAVLSSIQKILEAIEQPADAPSTGDNKNAIDIYVSPRNVSPWSSKATSIALVCDLKTVNRIERGRVIHIELEDGFKGEEDLSFRDILHDRMTEFFSLSPPALNTMFAHGARNPLVVVDIFSDERGPLAALQDHNKQAGLGLDQPNMEYLVKQYTALGRSPNDVELFMFAQVNSEHCRHHVFNASWTIDGVSQENSLFGMIKNTHKLNPEYVISAYSDNAAVLSGDEGNYWAPDYSTGSWKLTREVVQPLIKVETHNHPTAISPFPGAATGSGGEIRDEGAVGRGSSPKAGLAGFWVSDLLIPGNKRPWELDIGRPSHYASSLDIMLEAPIGSARFNNEFGRPALTGTFRTLLTNEAGSDAPEYRGYHKPIMIAGGIGSVRPQHALKEESYVEEGAHVIVLGGPAMLIGLGGGAASSNTGSDATADLDFDSVQRGNPEMERRAQMVINTCVALGPESPIAFIHDVGAGGLSNALPELVKDAGFGGKFELRQVESADNSMSPLQIWCNEAQERYVLLVNKDGLNRFTSICRRERCGFSVVGTAVTKDESGVSKLVLTDREPTIQPPVDPINLPMDVLFPPGRRISKDVQRVEKNLHPFDAVKSLTEHCGSSDIGDLVTKATELVFNLPSVGSKNFLITIGDRTVGGLSVRDQLVGPWQTPVADVAVTLTSFSLDDKKRRGEAMAMGEKPNLALISAAASARMAVVESLMNLGAADIKPGPVNGDLKRVKLSANWMAAVGHPGEGAALYDAVQAIGMELCPQLGVSIPVGKDSLSMKASWKDKDTSESHTVTAPVSLVISAFSLVEDVRSTWTPQLRRVEEVGESVLVFVDLAQGFRAMGGSALAQTLGQIGNESPDVRDVQIIRDFFDALWQLHQEDIVLAYHDRSDGGLLTTVAEMMFAGRCGADISLDNLAESEDKVLDTLFNEELGAIFQIRRGDEIKFKRCFATCGPPHGLIKTIGYVRPTSKQSLLVKYRSKTIVDLERAKIQQWWTSTSYEMQKLRDNPECAQSEFEAIQDNRDPGLHYKLKFDPADVSLPALTSIKSLVYKPRVAILREQGVNGHAEMAFAFRAAGFDAVDVHMSDILDGFSLDGFRGLAACGGFSYGDVLGAGNGWAQSILMHDGARKTFESFFQRPDTFSLGVCNGCQMLTRLKELIPGAEHWPTFVENASTQFEGRYSMVTIEDKSENSVFFSGMSGSSFPIVVSHGEGRAAFSSANDLQSVNDSGLIPFRYVDNYGSVTERYPFNPNGSPQGIAGVQSRDGRVVAMMPHPERTIMADVGSWKPERQLAEWGQYGPWFQLFLNARKWVA; encoded by the exons ATGCACCACGTCCTGATCGGCGAGTCGTGCTACACGACTTCTGAAGTCCAGAAGCTCGTGCAGCGCATCAATGATCAGAGTCCCGTCAAGGTTGCTAAGCTCACGGGCTCCTGGCAATACTACCTCGACCTCGAGACTGAGGATGCCGCCGTTCTCAGCAGCATTCAGAAGATCCTCGAGGCCATTGAGCAGCCTGCAGATGCTCCCTCAACCGGCGACAACAAGAATGCCATCGATATCTACGTCAGCCCCCGGAACGTTTCCCCGTGGAGCTCCAAAGCTACAAGCATCGCCCTCGTCTGCGATCTCAAGACCGTTAACCGCATCGAACGAGGTCGAGTCATCCATATCGAACTCGAGGATGGTTTcaagggagaggaggatttGAGTTTCCGGGACATCCTGCATGATCGCATGACAGAATTCTTCAGTCTTTCTCCACCAGCCCTCAATACTATGTTCGCTCATGGTGCTCGAAACcctctcgtcgtcgtcgacaTCTTTTCCGATGAGCGCGGTCCCTTGGCCGCTCTCCAGGACCATAACAAACAGGCTGGGCTTGGCCTCGACCAACCTAACATGGAGTACTTGGTTAAACAGTACACTGCTCTTGGTCGATCTCCT AACGACGTTGAGCTATTCATGTTTGCTCAGGTCAACTCTGAGCACTGCCGGCACCATGTCTTTAATGCTTCATGGACAATTGACGGTGTCAGCCAGGAGAACAGCTTGTTCGGCATGATTAAGAACACCCATAAATTAAACCCTGAATATGTCATCAGCGCCTATTCTGATAACGCGGCCGT CCTTTCCGGTGACGAGGGTAACTACTGGGCTCCAGACTATTCCACCGGAAGCTGGAAGCTCACCCGCGAGGTTGTCCAGCCTCTCATCAAGGTTGAAACGCATAACCATCCCACTGCCATCTCCCCCTTTCCCGGTGCCGCAACTGGAAGTGGTGGTGAGATTCGAGATGAGGGCGCTGTTGGACGTGGCTCTTCTCCCAAAGCTGGTCTTGCCGGTTTCTGGGTTTCTGATCTCTTGATTCCCGGCAACAAGAGGCCATGGGAGCTTGATATTGGACGTCCCTCTCACTACGCCTCCAGTCTTGACATCATGCTGGAGGCCCCAATTGGCTCTGCTCGCTTCAATAACGAGTTTGGTCGTCCGGCCCTGACCGGTACTTTCCGTACTCTTCTCACCAACGAGGCCGGGTCCGATGCTCCAGAGTACAGAGGATACCACAAGCCAATCATGATTGCTGGTGGTATCGGTAGCGTTCGACCCCAACATGCTCTCAAGGAAGAGAGCTATGTTGAAGAGGGGGCCCATGTTATTGTCCTGGGTGGCCCTGCTATGCTGATTgggcttggtggtggtgctgccTCGTCCAACACTGGTAGCGATGCGACAGCGGATCTTGACTTCGACAGTGTTCAGCGTGGAAACCCCGAAATGGAGCGACGAGCCCAGATGGTCATCAACACTTGCGTTGCCCTTGGACCAGAAAGTCCAATTGCGTTTATCCACGATGTTGGTGCTGGCGGTCTTTCAAACGCTCTTCCTGAGCTTGTGAAGGACGCTGGGTTTGGAGGCAAGTTCGAACTTCGACAGGTTGAGAGCGCGGATAACTCTATGTCTCCTCTTCAGATCTGGTGTAACGAGGCTCAGGAACGATatgttcttctcgtcaacaagGATGGTCTCAACCGCTTCACTAGCATCTGCCGACGAGAGCGATGTGGCTTCTCTGTTGTGGGAACTGCCGTTACCAAGGATGAGAGTGGTGTTTCAAAGCTTGTTCTCACTGATCGTGAGCCTACTATTCAGCCTCCCGTTGATCCCATTAACCTTCCCATGGATGTTCTCTTCCCTCCTGGACGACGAATCTCCAAGGACGTTCAACGTGTTGAGAAGAACCTTCATCCCTTTGACGCTGTCAAGAGTCTCACCGAGCACTGCGGCAGCTCTGACATTGGCGATTTGGTCACTAAAGCTACAGAGCTGGTTTTCAACCTTCCTTCTGTTGGGTCAAAGAATTTCCTCATCACTATCGGTGATCGTACTGTTGGCGGTCTATCTGTTCGAGACCAGCTTGTTGGTCCTTGGCAGACTCCGGTTGCAGACGTCGCCGTCACCCTTACTAGCTTCAGTCTTGATGACAAGAAGCGACGTGGTgaggccatggccatgggcGAGAAGCCTAACCTCGCTCTCATCTCGGCAGCCGCATCTGCCCGTatggctgttgttgagagttTGATGAACCTTGGTGCTGCTGACATCAAGCCTGGTCCCGTCAACGGTGATCTCAAGCGCgttaagctctcagccaactGGATGGCCGCTGTTGGCCACCCTGGCGAAGGTGCTGCTCTTTACGATGCTGTCCAGGCTATCGGCATGGAGCTCTGCCCTCAACTTGGTGTTTCAATTCCTGTCGGAAAGGACTCTCTGTCTATGAAGGCCTCCtggaaggacaaggacactTCTGAGTCCCATACTGTCACTGCTCCTGTCTCACTGGTTATCTCAGCCTTCAGCTTGGTCGAAGATGTCCGCAGCACTTGGACGCCTCAGCTTCGCCGtgttgaggaggttggaGAGTCTGTCCTGGTCTTCGTTGACCTTGCTCAGGGCTTCCGTGCCATGGGTGGCTCCGCTCTTGCTCAGACACTCGGTCAGATTGGTAACGAATCTCCTGATGTTCGCGATGTCCAGATCATCCGTGACTTCTTTGATGCTTTGTGGCAGCTTCATCAGGAGGACATTGTCCTTGCATACCACGATCGTTCTGATGGCGGTCTGCTCACAACTGTTGCTGAGATGATGTTTGCTGGCCGTTGTGGCGCTGATATTTCTCTTGACAACCTTGCTGAGTCTGAGGACAAGGTGCTCGATACCCTCTTCAATGAAGAGCTGGGAGCTATCTTCCAGATCCGCCGAGGTGACGAGATCAAGTTCAAGAGGTGCTTCGCAACATGTGGTCCTCCCCATGGTCTTATCAAGACTATCGGCTATGTTCGCCCTACTAGCAAGCAGTCTCTCCTTGTCAAGTACAGATCAAAGACCATCGTCGACCTGGAGCGTGCCAAGATCCAACAGTGGTGGACCAGCACTTCTTACGAGATGCAGAAGCTCCGAGACAACCCCGAGTGCGCTCAGTCAGAGTTTGAGGCTATTCAAGATAACAGGGATCCTGGCCTACACTACAAGCTCAAGTTTGATCCCGCTGATGTCAGCCTTCCAGCTCTCACAAGCATCAAGAGCCTGGTGTACAAGCCCAGAG TTGCCATTCTTCGAGAGCAAGGTGTCAACGGTCACGCTGAGATGGCCTTTGCCTTCCGAGCTGCTGGCTTTGACGCTGTTGATGTCCACATGTCTGATATCCTTGACGGCTTCTCTCTAGACGGATTCCGAGGCCTTGCTGCCTGTGGTGGTTTCTCGTATGG TGACGTTCTCGGCGCTGGTAACGGCTGGGCCCAGTCTATCCTGATGCATGACGGTGCTCGCAAGACGTTTGAGTCTTTCTTCCAGCGTCCTGATACCTTCTCACTAGGTGTCTGCAACGGTTGTCAGATGCTGACTCGAC TTAAGGAGTTGATCCCCGGAGCCGAGCACTGGCCAACATTCG TTGAAAACGCCAGCACCCAGTTCGAGGGCCGATACTCGATGGTGACCATCGAAGACAAGTCCGAGAACTCGGTCTTCTTCAGTGGCATGAGCGGATCCTCGTTCCCCATCGTCGTTTCTCATGGTGAGGGCCGAGCAGCTTTCTCCTCTGCCAACGACTTGCAGTCCGTGAACGACTCAGGTCTTATTCCCTTCCGCTATGTCGACAACTACGGCTCCGTTACAGAGAGATACCCCTTCAACCCCAACGGTAGCCCTCAGGGTATCGCAGGTGTGCAGAGCAGGGACGGCCGTGTCGTCGCCATGATGCCTCACCCTGAGCGTACCATTATGGCCGACGTTGGCTCATGGAAGCCTGAGCGCCAGCTGGCTGAGTGGGGACAATATGGTCCTTGGTTCCAACTCTTCTTGAACGCCCGTAAATGGGttgcttaa
- a CDS encoding hypothetical protein (EggNog:ENOG41) translates to MTDSPPTEPRARSRSPAPKDKDDRKGRDDTYRENDERRQRRDRSRSRDRNNNRDRRDSPPRRPRDRSRSPARRPRGSSGFKWKGERRDNDRNRDFRRRSPQRHRDRDYGRDRNYRRDDRDGGRDRQRDGDRDQRRERKEKKEEKPKAPVAQAGEEMIIVNVNDRLGTKAAVPCLESDTVGQLKMMVAARIGRDPGQIILKRQSERPFKDHITLGDYGISNGVQLDLEIDTRD, encoded by the coding sequence ATGACAGACTCACCACCAACGGAGCCCCGAGCTCGCTCGAGATCACCTGCtcccaaggacaaggacgacCGCAAAGGCCGCGATGATACATACAGAGAGAATGACGAACGTCGCCAGCGCAGAGACCGTAGTAGGTCGCGCGATCGCAACAACAACCGCGACCGCAGAGATTCGCCCCCACGCAGACCCCGAGATCGATCGCGGTCACCAGCGCGAAGACCCAGAGGATCAAGCGGCTTCAAGTGGAAGGGAGAGCGCCGAGACAACGACAGAAACCGTGACTTCCGCAGGCGGTCACCGCAGCGACATCGAGATCGCGACTATGGCAGGGACCGGAACTACCGTCGAGATGACCGTGATGGAGGACGGGACAGACAGCGAGATGGCGATAGGGATcagaggagggagaggaaggaaaagaaggaagagaagcccaAAGCTCCTGTGGCTCAGGCAGGCGAGGAGAtgatcatcgtcaacgtcaacgatCGACTTGGTACGAAAGCTGCTGTACCCTGCTTGGAGTCTGATACCGTTGgtcagctgaagatgatggtcGCCGCCCGAATCGGTCGTGACCCTGGCCAGATCATCTTGAAGCGACAGAGTGAGAGGCCATTCAAAGACCACATCACCCTGGGTGATTATGGCATCTCGAATGGTGTGCAACTGGATCTGGAGATTGATACCCGGGACTAA
- a CDS encoding hypothetical protein (EggNog:ENOG41): MHFSKLILAVLPAFALANEGTTTHTSTAVVTKTYYLSQVHTITATGVSTTAVETSVEVTSTALAEETTTFWPVSQNNTTPVSTPKASNTAGTTGGSSEPSEVPGNAGSAVAVGKFAVVGVAGMVAAALL, from the coding sequence ATGCATTtctccaagctcatcctgGCTGTTCTGCCTGCCTTCGCTCTCGCTAACGAGGGTACCACCACTCACACGTCCACCGCCGTCGTTACCAAGACCTACTATCTCTCCCAGGTACACACAATCACCGCCACTGGTGTGAGCACCACTGCTGTCGAGACTTCCGTCGAGGTTACTTCCACAGCTCTCGCTGAGGAGACCACCACCTTCTGGCCTGTTTCCCAGAACAACACCACTCCCGTCTCTACTCCCAAGGCCTCTAACACAGCTGGTACCACAGGTGGTTCGTCCGAGCCCTCTGAGGTTCCTGGCAACGCCGGATCTGCCGTCGCCGTCGGCAAGTTCGCTGTGGTCGGTGTTGCTGGTATGGTTGCCGCTGCTCTTCTGTAA
- a CDS encoding hypothetical protein (EggNog:ENOG41~BUSCO:EOG0926131E), with protein sequence MASLAPSLKRAHAPLRKALSATPTLRTFATVPPSGSEPGKPRRKSYFKDTAVSDFSDFLATSSPAQPLSPAEAYSLKTAEVGPEGKKRTITRLPEWLKTPIPAGNDNFKSIKKDLRGLGLHTVCEEARCPNISECWGGSDKNAATATIMLMGDTCTRGCRFCSVKTNRNPAALDPHEPENTAEALARWGLGYVVLTSVDRDDLADGGAKHFAETIRRIKQKKPSLLVEALTGDFRGDLDMVKVVAESGLDVYAHNVETVEDLTPYVRDRRATFRQSLSVLKHVKDVMGKDGPITKTSLMLGLGEQEHEIMAALKELRKADVDVVTFGQYMRPTKRHLKVEKYVTPDEFEMWRKRALDMGFLYCASGPLVRSSYKAGEAFIENVLRKRSGEKAMASGNLGQAVALDSTQSTI encoded by the exons ATGGCTTCTCTTGCTCCATCCCTCAAGAGGGCACATGCCCCTCTTCGCAAGGCGCTGAGCGCTACGCCTACACTAAGGACCTTCGCCACTGTACCTCCGAGTGGCAGCGAGCCCGGCAAACCTCGACGAAAGAGTTATTTCAAGGACACAGCAGTCTCAGACTTCTCCGATTTCCTTGCGACGTCGTCTCCAGCCCAGCCATTGTCTCCAGCAGAGGCTTACTCTCTGAAGACCGCCGAAGTCGGCCCTGAGGGCAAGAAGCGAACCATCACACGACTGCCAGAATGGCTCAAGACACCGATCCCCGCCGGTAACGATAacttcaagagcatcaagaaGGATCTACGAGGATTGGGATTACACACCGTCTGCGAGGAGGCTCGATGTCCCAACATTTCAGAATGTTGGGGCGGTTCAGATAAGAATGCTGCAACAGCTACTATCATGCTTATGGGCGACACATGCACCAGAGGATGCCGTTTCTGCAGTGTAAAGACAAATCGCAACCCTGCTGCATTGGATCCTCATGAGCCCGAGAACACCGCGGAAGCCCTGGCCAGGTGGGGTCTTGGCTATGTCGTGCTGACCAGCGTGGACCGTGACGATTTGGCAGACGGTGGTGCGAAACATTTTGCTGAGACAATCCGAAGAATTAAGCAGAAGAAGCCTTCATTGCTCGTTGAAGCTTTGACTGGCGATTTCCGAGGAGACTTGGATATGGTCAAGGTCGTGGCTGAGAGTGGACTTGACGTTTATGCGCATAATGttgagactgttgaggacCTCACTCCCTATGTGCGAGACCGCAGAGCTACTTTCAGACAGAGCTTGTCTGTGTTGAAGCATGTCAAGGATGTTATGGGCAAGGATGGTCCTATTACTAAGACCAGTCTGATGCTTGGTCTCGGCGAGCAAGAACATGAGATCATGGCTGCGCTAAAGG AACTTCGAaaggctgatgttgatgttgtcacATTCGGTCAGTACATGCGACCTACCAAACGCCATCTGAAGGTCGAGAAGTACGTGACCCCTGACGAGTTCGAGATGTGGCGCAAGCGAGCTCTGGACATGGGTTTCCTGTACTGTGCCAGTGGACCTCTAGTGCGTTCTTCATACAAGGCTGGTGAAGCCTTCATCGAGAACGTCTTGCGCAAGCGCTCCGGGGAGAAGGCTATGGCCAGTGGAAACCTTGGCCAAGCCGTTGCTCTCGACTCAACACAGTCGACGATCTAA
- a CDS encoding hypothetical protein (EggNog:ENOG41), with amino-acid sequence MSYSERNSKASLKCTPSPHQLTPSTIFDPIEGGRPWTISVAIPSSILSDLASSDQRMNQPARIARALAAFSVDEVVVFDDSPLATRPRHTDTSSYTGDTDPCHFLTHILTYLEAPPFMRKALFPLHPNLRLTAMLPTLDMPHHPNPKDWISYREGIVVTGETSTGSGSLVEVGLGEPVEIEAKIPPKTRITLKFSEDETQYPEPVHPAAPRTEGGYYWGYNVRRASSLSNVFTESPYENGYDVSIGTSERGVPASRVFPPSKRVNFNHLIIVFGGPRGLEFAAMNDQELSSMDIQGPRTKELFDHWVNVLPGQGCRNIRTDEAVFIALATLRGIWNSS; translated from the exons ATGTCCTACTCAGAGCGCAATTCCAAGGCTAGTCTCAAATGCACACCAAGTCCACACCAATTAAC GCCTTCCACGATATTTGACCCAATTGAAGGTGGTCGACCATGGACCATCTCCGTTGCCATTCCCAGCAGTATTCTCTCAGA CCTCGCTTCCTCTGACCAGCGAATGAACCAACCCGCGCGCATTGCTCGTGCCCTCGCTGCTTTCTCTGTCGACGAAGTGGTTGTTTTTGACGATTCTCCTCTCGCGACCCGCCCTCGTCACACAGATACCAGCAGTTACACAGGCGACACCGATCCATGCCATTTCCTCACGCACATTTTAACCTACCTGGAGGCGCCGCCATTTATGCGCAAGGCCCTTTTTCCTCTCCACCCCAACCTGCGACTCACTGCCATGTTGCCCACTCTCGACATGCCCCACCACCCAAACCCCAAGGACTGGATCTCTTATCGGGAAGGAATAGTTGTCACTGGTGAAACAAGCACAGGCTCCGGTTCGCTCGTTGAAGTTGGCCTGGGGGAGCCTGTCGAGATTGAGGCCAAGATCCCTCCAAAGACACGGATAACACTCAAGTTTTCAGAGGATGAGACCCAATATCCTGAACCCGTGCATCCTGCTGCACCAAGAACTGAGGGCGGGTACTATTGGGGATACAATGTCAGAAGGGCCAGTTCCCTCTCCAATGTTTTCACTGAGAGTCCCTACGAGAACGGTTACGATGTCAGTATTGGCACCTCCGAACGTGGTGTTCCGGCCTCTAGGGTTTTCCCGCCGTCTAAGAGAGTCAACttcaatcatctcatcatcgtctttggTGGCCCGCGAGGTCTAGAGTTTGCAGCAATGAACGATCAAGAACTCAGCAGTATGGACATCCAAGGTCCCAGGACCAAGGAGTTATTCGACCACTGGGTAAATGTTTTGCCTGGTCAAGGATGCCGTAATATCAGAACAGATGAAGCTGTGTTTATTGCTTTGGCAACATTGAGAGGTATTTGGAATTCTAGTTAG